One stretch of Jiangella gansuensis DSM 44835 DNA includes these proteins:
- a CDS encoding N-acetylglucosamine-6-phosphate deacetylase codes for MTAKAERWALVNGEFLLPDGIRRDVAVMIEGETVGAVVDAADRATLGGVPILDLGGRLATPGLIDLHVHGGFGYAFDRIDELGTEPSVPAVLRRLARSGVTSAQVSLVSAPVPQLCARLAQLAVQDTARVDGAQFLGVHLEGPFLAVAQCGAHDPAALCDPAPADVTALLRHRDLIRMVTLAPELPGAIDAVTRFASAGIVVAAGHSAAVVDDLMAAQAAGLRHVTHLWSGQSTTQRHGAWRVPGLLEAALASTGLTAEVIADGRHLPPHLLEIARRCLGERLVVVSDGTPGTGMPRGYTYQLGAVQCEVGDGVGMVVGADAFGGSTATLPRMLRHLHDELGWPVAEAVATVTSRPAAVAGLGDRKGAVAAGMDADLAVFGEGFRPWGTVLRGRWLAADDMDDHLDHPSGRTTA; via the coding sequence ATGACGGCGAAAGCGGAGCGCTGGGCGCTGGTCAACGGCGAGTTCCTGCTGCCGGACGGGATCCGCCGTGACGTCGCGGTCATGATCGAAGGGGAAACGGTGGGCGCCGTCGTCGACGCGGCGGACCGCGCGACGCTCGGCGGTGTCCCGATACTCGACCTCGGCGGCCGGTTGGCCACCCCCGGCCTGATCGACCTGCACGTCCACGGCGGGTTCGGGTATGCCTTCGACCGGATCGACGAGCTGGGCACGGAACCGTCAGTGCCGGCAGTGCTGCGACGACTGGCCCGCTCCGGCGTGACCAGCGCCCAGGTCAGTCTGGTGTCCGCGCCAGTGCCGCAGCTGTGCGCCCGGTTGGCGCAACTCGCCGTTCAGGACACGGCACGCGTCGACGGCGCGCAGTTCCTCGGCGTCCACCTCGAGGGGCCGTTCCTGGCCGTGGCGCAATGCGGGGCGCACGACCCGGCGGCCCTGTGCGATCCGGCACCGGCGGACGTTACGGCACTGCTCCGCCATCGAGACTTGATCCGCATGGTCACGCTCGCGCCGGAACTGCCGGGCGCGATCGACGCGGTCACCCGGTTCGCGTCCGCGGGCATCGTGGTGGCGGCCGGCCACAGCGCGGCGGTCGTCGACGACTTGATGGCGGCGCAGGCGGCTGGACTACGGCACGTGACGCATCTGTGGAGCGGGCAGTCCACGACGCAGCGACACGGAGCGTGGCGCGTCCCCGGCCTGCTGGAAGCCGCACTGGCATCGACGGGGCTGACGGCCGAGGTCATCGCCGACGGCCGGCACCTGCCGCCGCACTTGCTGGAGATCGCCCGGCGGTGCCTCGGCGAGCGACTCGTGGTGGTCTCGGACGGCACCCCCGGGACCGGGATGCCCCGCGGCTACACCTACCAGCTGGGGGCCGTGCAGTGCGAGGTCGGTGACGGCGTGGGCATGGTGGTCGGTGCCGACGCCTTTGGCGGCAGCACCGCGACGCTGCCGCGGATGCTGCGCCACCTGCACGACGAGCTGGGGTGGCCGGTGGCGGAGGCGGTGGCGACAGTGACGTCGCGTCCGGCCGCGGTCGCCGGCCTAGGTGACCGCAAGGGCGCCGTCGCCGCCGGCATGGACGCCGACCTGGCGGTGTTCGGCGAAGGCTTCCGGCCGTGGGGCACGGTGCTGCGTGGGCGCTGGCTTGCCGCCGACGACATGGACGACCACCTGGACCACCCGAGCGGGAGGACGACGGCATGA
- a CDS encoding M20/M25/M40 family metallo-hydrolase, producing MARPPGVDVNRAGDLLTELVQIPSVNPAYDPDSPGEQAVAQYLAAHCAQLGMETLLSDALPGRPNLTARLCAPRPAGVIVFEVHTDTVGLPTGTHTPDARIIGGRLYGRGACDAKGGLAAVLLALAELAASPDDLNMDVVLLGAVDEEHQYRGVLHYVDTRPDATAAIVVEPTGLAPVISHSGCVRMRITVAGQAAHSSRPSEGRNAIMDAYAAIQALRHWNDQRIRTLATFAHAPTLSVNRITGGHAFNIVPDRCAFDVDIRTLPSDEPHDVVNEITQLLDDLEDTGVRASITDTPVVDYGLDTPADHPLVHAVISACKAHRAHAIPQHVTFGTDASKLSRRGGVPSVVLGPGSIAQAHTDDEWINLIDVVTAASVYAEIVRQLSD from the coding sequence ATGGCCCGGCCTCCCGGCGTCGACGTGAACCGGGCGGGCGACCTGCTCACCGAGCTGGTACAGATTCCCTCTGTCAATCCGGCGTACGACCCAGACTCGCCGGGCGAACAGGCGGTCGCACAATATCTGGCGGCGCACTGCGCACAGTTGGGAATGGAGACTCTACTCTCCGACGCGCTCCCTGGGCGGCCCAATCTCACAGCCCGGCTGTGCGCTCCCCGCCCTGCCGGTGTCATTGTCTTCGAGGTGCACACGGACACCGTCGGACTGCCGACCGGCACGCACACCCCAGACGCTCGGATAATCGGCGGCCGTCTCTACGGGCGGGGGGCCTGCGACGCCAAGGGCGGGCTCGCCGCAGTCCTCCTAGCGCTCGCTGAACTCGCCGCCTCGCCGGACGACCTGAACATGGACGTCGTCCTGCTGGGCGCCGTTGACGAGGAGCACCAATATCGCGGCGTACTGCACTATGTCGATACGCGGCCCGACGCCACGGCGGCCATCGTGGTCGAGCCGACCGGGCTGGCGCCGGTCATCAGCCATAGTGGCTGTGTGCGCATGCGGATCACCGTCGCCGGACAAGCTGCGCACAGCTCTCGTCCCAGTGAGGGGCGCAACGCCATCATGGATGCGTACGCAGCGATCCAAGCGCTGCGCCACTGGAACGACCAGCGCATCAGGACCCTGGCTACTTTCGCCCACGCTCCCACATTGTCTGTCAACCGGATTACCGGCGGGCACGCCTTCAACATCGTCCCGGACCGTTGCGCGTTCGATGTGGATATCCGCACCCTGCCCAGCGACGAGCCCCATGACGTCGTCAATGAGATCACGCAGCTGCTCGACGACCTCGAAGACACGGGCGTTCGAGCTTCGATCACCGATACACCGGTGGTCGACTACGGACTCGATACTCCCGCCGATCATCCACTCGTTCACGCCGTCATCTCCGCGTGCAAGGCACACCGCGCGCACGCGATCCCCCAACACGTCACGTTCGGCACCGATGCCAGCAAGCTCAGCCGGCGGGGCGGAGTTCCGTCCGTAGTTCTCGGGCCGGGCTCGATCGCCCAAGCACATACAGACGACGAGTGGATCAATCTCATCGACGTCGTGACCGCCGCATCTGTCTACGCCGAAATAGTCCGTCAACTGAGCGATTGA
- a CDS encoding aminotransferase class V-fold PLP-dependent enzyme yields the protein MPRLDAHIHVFERGFGGRYAQRLEADEELRTYDRIRRAHGIDRAVVVGYEGSPEYVGNNAYILRRSREHPWMVPLAYLSVAPAPSIESIKELVERGFLGFSLYLLDSEDAAAFAAWPPEVLRALGQRARLLSLNATPTATSAIAHAVAAVAPCAVLFSHLGLPGQHPIHSGAQARQRLRPLLSLASLPHVGVKVSGLYATQEPPHVYPYHNALLYIEALVERFGTRRLFWGSDFSPALDWVSFDQAAHPTLPPSLTNTEVADIFGSNLAILLANAAPAPPADPASAVDTPQSDPLPATKDDFIGLKDVHYFYTGAEGPPLRAHATAQAAYLRNKAAGEEGRAAHEEVLVACRGHLAALLNGKPDEMALLSNASEALNRTVGAIPWTPGSNVVSSTLEFPSVVQPLLALRKRGVETRIVPHRSWQFDVEDIAAAVDDRTAAIVVSHVSYLSGHRLDLAALASVANDADALLIIDATQSLGVIPVDAMVADIVVASTYKWLLGPHGTGVVHCRDPQRIDLARTGVGWRSVPDLFTPDRFDRYDLWPGTRRFELGYPSFPSLYLLDASLRYLRRYPPEQIEAHVHRLGGRLIDGLAAAGYDVLTPTDTRQRAGTITAAASDGQKLAKALAERGVLAWGGDGRIRFSIHLFNDDADIDAALHHLEELS from the coding sequence ATGCCCCGCCTTGACGCGCACATCCATGTATTCGAGCGTGGTTTCGGCGGGCGATACGCACAACGGCTCGAGGCCGACGAGGAACTGCGGACCTACGACAGAATCCGCCGCGCGCACGGGATCGACCGCGCCGTGGTGGTGGGCTACGAGGGCAGCCCCGAATACGTTGGAAACAACGCCTACATCCTGCGCCGTTCACGCGAGCACCCGTGGATGGTCCCACTGGCGTACCTATCTGTGGCCCCGGCTCCGAGCATCGAGTCGATCAAGGAACTCGTCGAACGGGGATTTCTCGGCTTCTCCCTGTATCTCCTCGACAGCGAGGATGCGGCGGCGTTTGCGGCTTGGCCGCCCGAGGTCCTTCGGGCCCTTGGCCAACGGGCACGGCTACTCAGCCTAAATGCGACGCCGACCGCCACTTCGGCCATTGCCCACGCGGTGGCGGCGGTGGCTCCCTGCGCCGTGCTCTTCTCGCATCTCGGTCTACCGGGCCAGCATCCGATCCACTCCGGAGCGCAGGCCCGGCAGCGGTTGCGGCCGCTGCTCTCCTTGGCCAGCCTGCCACACGTCGGCGTCAAGGTGTCGGGGCTCTATGCCACCCAGGAACCGCCACACGTTTATCCATACCACAATGCGCTTCTGTACATCGAGGCGCTGGTCGAGCGCTTCGGGACCAGACGACTCTTCTGGGGTTCCGACTTCTCTCCCGCACTGGACTGGGTTTCCTTCGACCAGGCCGCGCACCCTACTCTGCCGCCGAGCCTCACGAACACCGAGGTCGCCGACATCTTCGGCAGCAACCTAGCCATACTGCTCGCCAACGCGGCCCCGGCCCCGCCTGCGGATCCTGCTTCAGCTGTTGACACGCCACAGTCCGATCCGCTGCCTGCCACGAAAGACGACTTCATCGGGCTGAAGGACGTTCACTACTTCTACACCGGCGCCGAGGGCCCGCCTCTTCGGGCCCACGCCACTGCACAAGCGGCCTACCTGCGCAACAAGGCCGCCGGTGAAGAAGGTCGAGCGGCCCACGAAGAGGTCCTCGTCGCCTGCCGCGGCCACCTAGCCGCGCTGCTGAACGGCAAACCAGATGAAATGGCGCTGCTTTCCAACGCCTCCGAGGCACTCAACCGGACTGTTGGCGCCATCCCTTGGACGCCCGGAAGCAACGTCGTCTCCTCCACCCTCGAGTTCCCGTCAGTCGTGCAGCCTCTCCTCGCCCTACGCAAACGTGGTGTCGAGACCCGCATCGTCCCGCACCGTTCCTGGCAGTTCGATGTCGAGGACATCGCAGCAGCTGTCGACGACCGCACCGCTGCAATCGTCGTAAGCCACGTGAGCTATCTGTCCGGTCACCGCCTCGACCTTGCCGCGCTCGCCTCCGTCGCCAACGACGCCGACGCGTTACTGATCATCGATGCCACCCAGTCACTCGGTGTGATCCCAGTCGACGCTATGGTGGCTGACATCGTCGTTGCCAGTACTTACAAGTGGCTACTAGGCCCCCACGGCACGGGTGTGGTCCATTGCCGCGACCCTCAGCGCATCGATCTGGCACGCACCGGTGTCGGCTGGCGATCCGTACCCGACCTGTTCACCCCCGATCGATTCGACCGGTACGACCTGTGGCCCGGCACTCGTCGCTTCGAACTCGGCTACCCCAGCTTTCCGAGCCTTTACCTGCTGGACGCATCATTGCGCTACTTGCGGCGTTATCCGCCCGAGCAGATCGAAGCGCATGTCCATCGGCTCGGCGGACGGCTCATCGACGGTCTGGCAGCGGCGGGCTACGACGTGCTCACCCCTACCGATACACGGCAGCGCGCCGGCACCATCACCGCTGCGGCTTCGGATGGGCAGAAGCTCGCCAAGGCGCTGGCGGAGCGCGGCGTCCTCGCCTGGGGCGGCGACGGCCGGATCAGGTTCTCCATTCATCTGTTCAATGACGACGCCGACATCGACGCCGCCCTTCACCACCTCGAGGAACTGAGCTGA
- a CDS encoding SDR family NAD(P)-dependent oxidoreductase produces the protein MVFGAGAGIGRAVAVALAVDGATVICSDINARAARETAELICGSVDAAAVTADVADQGAVEAAVTEAAERSGQVHVVVNCVGITGTTGMPSHEYDLAEFDRVYRVNLRGALVVSQVAVRHMLGHGYGRVVHFASIAGKEGNPNMIGYSATKAGLIGMVKAQGKEYAGTGITVNAIAPAVIHTDLVDALPDEVVDYMVAKIPMGRTGTLEEAAALATFIASPACGFTTGFTFDLSGGRATY, from the coding sequence GTGGTGTTCGGCGCCGGCGCGGGGATCGGGCGTGCGGTGGCCGTAGCGCTCGCCGTGGACGGCGCGACGGTGATCTGTTCCGACATCAACGCGCGGGCCGCACGCGAGACGGCGGAACTCATCTGCGGCAGCGTCGATGCGGCCGCGGTGACGGCGGATGTGGCTGACCAGGGTGCGGTCGAGGCCGCAGTGACTGAGGCGGCGGAGCGGTCCGGACAGGTCCACGTGGTGGTGAACTGCGTGGGGATTACCGGCACGACCGGGATGCCCAGCCACGAGTACGACCTTGCCGAGTTCGACCGCGTCTACCGGGTCAACCTGCGCGGGGCGCTGGTGGTCAGCCAGGTGGCGGTACGGCACATGCTGGGGCACGGCTACGGGCGGGTGGTGCATTTCGCCTCTATCGCCGGCAAGGAAGGGAACCCGAACATGATCGGGTACTCGGCGACCAAGGCCGGATTGATCGGCATGGTGAAGGCCCAGGGCAAGGAGTACGCCGGCACCGGGATCACGGTGAACGCCATCGCGCCCGCGGTGATCCACACCGACCTGGTCGACGCGCTGCCTGACGAGGTCGTGGACTACATGGTGGCGAAGATCCCCATGGGACGGACCGGCACACTGGAGGAGGCGGCCGCGTTGGCGACCTTCATCGCCTCCCCCGCATGCGGGTTCACCACCGGATTCACATTCGATCTGTCCGGCGGCCGGGCGACCTACTAG
- a CDS encoding IclR family transcriptional regulator, translated as MTVPGEDGRVVGAERVLVVLRELAGRPDGASLDELSRAVGGSKPTIHRALGALRRVGFAVQDERGHYLLGDEFLRLAFAHHEQRPEHVRVRPVLEGLARRFGETAHYAVLAGREIVYRAKVDPPSGAVKLTSEIGGRNPAHSTGVGKLLLSFALPTDDAVREWVRAGGLPRRTPNTITTVDAFVAELARIREQEYALDDQENEDGVACLAVPVWLTGPGRPSGAVSVSAVAYRTPLSALVEAVDEVRSTVGA; from the coding sequence ATGACGGTCCCTGGTGAGGACGGCCGGGTCGTTGGCGCCGAGCGGGTGTTGGTGGTGTTGCGTGAGCTGGCTGGCCGGCCGGACGGTGCGAGTCTGGATGAGTTGTCTCGTGCGGTAGGCGGGTCGAAGCCGACGATCCATCGGGCGTTGGGTGCGCTGCGGCGGGTGGGGTTCGCTGTGCAGGATGAGCGTGGCCACTATTTACTGGGGGATGAGTTCTTGAGGTTGGCGTTCGCTCATCATGAGCAGCGCCCGGAGCATGTTCGGGTTCGACCCGTGTTGGAGGGGCTGGCGCGGCGTTTCGGGGAGACGGCGCACTACGCCGTCCTCGCCGGTCGCGAGATCGTCTACCGGGCCAAGGTCGATCCACCGTCGGGTGCGGTGAAGCTGACGTCGGAGATCGGCGGGCGCAACCCGGCACATTCCACCGGTGTCGGCAAGCTGCTGTTGTCCTTCGCCCTGCCCACCGATGACGCAGTGCGCGAATGGGTGCGCGCCGGCGGGTTGCCGCGCCGCACCCCTAACACGATCACCACGGTGGACGCATTCGTGGCGGAGCTGGCACGCATCCGCGAGCAGGAATATGCCCTGGACGATCAGGAGAACGAGGACGGTGTGGCGTGCCTGGCTGTGCCGGTGTGGCTGACCGGGCCCGGCCGGCCCAGCGGCGCGGTCAGTGTCAGCGCGGTCGCTTACCGCACCCCGCTGTCCGCATTGGTCGAGGCAGTTGATGAGGTTCGTTCGACGGTGGGGGCGTGA
- a CDS encoding NAD-dependent epimerase/dehydratase family protein, which yields MKVLVIGGAGRVGHMIVGPLSRRHTVRVADRGPGKLRQDGIEVVTVDVTDAASLRRAMSSQQALIYAAMGRQEDWGTIGGWAESHFDVNVKGVYLALQTAAAAGVRRVVYASSVSIFESYLDRGHELQESEPDATDAYGLSKRLGEQACIAAAHEHGLEVVSLRLCGPLSNEEYLAYDGPQPEIYTAGSDVAAAFDAALTCHVRGFEAFVVCGDHDEKYLSWSRTHNRLGWAPQFRPPAS from the coding sequence ATGAAGGTGTTGGTGATCGGGGGAGCAGGCCGGGTCGGTCACATGATCGTTGGACCTCTATCTCGGCGGCACACGGTCCGTGTTGCAGATCGTGGTCCGGGCAAGCTGCGTCAGGACGGGATCGAAGTCGTGACTGTCGACGTCACGGATGCCGCGTCGTTGCGCCGGGCGATGAGTTCACAGCAGGCGCTGATCTATGCGGCGATGGGGCGCCAGGAGGATTGGGGCACCATCGGGGGCTGGGCAGAGAGCCATTTTGACGTCAACGTCAAGGGCGTGTATCTCGCTCTGCAGACTGCGGCGGCGGCTGGCGTCCGCCGCGTGGTGTACGCGAGCTCGGTGTCGATCTTCGAGTCGTACCTCGACCGCGGGCATGAGCTGCAAGAGAGCGAGCCGGATGCGACCGACGCCTATGGGCTGAGCAAGCGTCTCGGTGAGCAGGCTTGTATCGCGGCTGCTCACGAACACGGCCTCGAGGTCGTGTCACTGCGGCTGTGCGGGCCTTTGTCGAACGAGGAGTATCTCGCGTATGACGGACCACAGCCGGAGATCTACACCGCCGGCAGCGACGTGGCGGCTGCGTTCGACGCGGCACTGACCTGTCACGTTCGTGGCTTCGAGGCGTTCGTCGTCTGCGGCGACCATGACGAGAAGTACCTGTCGTGGTCGCGGACCCACAATCGACTCGGCTGGGCGCCTCAATTCCGGCCGCCCGCGTCTTGA
- a CDS encoding UxaA family hydrolase, whose product MTTDTSRLLRLRPDDTVAVTLDPLPAGVAVAAGVETGQPVPAGHKVALAGVAIGAPVTKYGQVIGYATTPIEPGDHVHVHNLAFADTADAAVATGAGVEPEHVRPELFQGIVRADGRVATRNYVGIITSVNCSATVAKLIAEQVRSSGLLAAHPSIDGIVAITHGSGCGLASDGEGLELLKRTLSGYAAHPNFGALVVLGLGCEVNQIAELELPEHTPVVGMTIQEAGGTAAAVRAGMRAVAGVVDRLDVERVPVPVSELVLGLKCGGSDGFSGITANPALGIAADLLVARGGTAVLCETPEIYGAEHLLAARADDPAVADALLERIAWWRDYTAKHGGTLDNNPSPGNKDGGISTILEKSLGAVAKAGTTPLRAVRRFAEPVAAKGLVFMDTPGYDPVSVTGMVAGGANVVCFTTGRGSVYGCKPVPSLKLATNSSVYRRMTEDMDLNCGVVADGEASLEEMGRRIYELVVATASGRRTASEELGFGDEEFAPWQLGAVM is encoded by the coding sequence ATGACGACCGACACGAGCAGGCTACTGCGGCTACGGCCGGACGACACGGTGGCGGTGACTCTCGACCCGCTGCCGGCCGGGGTCGCCGTCGCGGCGGGGGTCGAGACCGGCCAGCCGGTGCCCGCCGGGCACAAGGTGGCGCTGGCCGGCGTCGCCATTGGTGCGCCGGTCACCAAGTACGGGCAGGTCATCGGGTACGCGACGACTCCGATCGAGCCGGGTGATCACGTGCACGTGCACAACCTCGCCTTCGCCGACACTGCCGATGCCGCTGTGGCGACCGGCGCCGGGGTCGAGCCCGAACACGTCCGGCCGGAGCTGTTCCAGGGCATCGTGCGTGCCGACGGGCGAGTCGCCACCCGCAACTACGTCGGGATCATCACCTCGGTGAACTGCTCAGCCACCGTGGCGAAGCTGATCGCCGAGCAGGTGCGGTCGTCCGGGTTGCTGGCCGCGCATCCGAGCATCGACGGCATCGTGGCCATCACGCACGGCAGCGGCTGCGGCCTGGCCAGCGACGGCGAGGGCCTGGAGCTGCTGAAGCGCACCCTCTCCGGATACGCCGCGCATCCCAATTTCGGCGCTCTGGTCGTGCTCGGGCTGGGCTGCGAGGTGAACCAGATCGCCGAACTGGAGCTGCCGGAGCACACCCCGGTGGTGGGCATGACCATCCAGGAGGCGGGTGGCACGGCGGCGGCGGTGCGGGCCGGCATGCGCGCCGTCGCCGGCGTCGTGGACCGGCTGGACGTGGAACGCGTCCCGGTGCCCGTGTCCGAGCTGGTGCTCGGGCTGAAGTGTGGCGGGTCGGACGGCTTCTCCGGCATCACCGCAAACCCCGCGCTGGGCATCGCCGCGGATCTACTCGTCGCGCGGGGTGGTACCGCGGTTCTGTGCGAGACCCCGGAGATCTACGGCGCCGAGCACCTGCTCGCGGCCCGGGCCGACGACCCGGCCGTCGCCGACGCGCTGCTGGAACGGATCGCGTGGTGGCGCGACTACACCGCCAAACACGGCGGCACGCTGGACAACAACCCGTCGCCGGGCAACAAGGACGGCGGCATCAGCACCATCCTCGAGAAGTCGCTCGGTGCGGTGGCCAAGGCCGGCACCACGCCGCTGCGCGCGGTGCGCCGCTTCGCCGAACCGGTGGCCGCGAAGGGCCTGGTGTTCATGGACACCCCAGGCTACGACCCGGTCTCGGTGACCGGCATGGTGGCCGGCGGCGCGAACGTCGTCTGCTTCACCACCGGGCGCGGCTCCGTCTACGGGTGCAAACCGGTGCCCAGCCTCAAGCTCGCCACCAACTCCTCGGTCTACCGGCGCATGACCGAGGACATGGATCTCAACTGCGGTGTGGTCGCCGACGGCGAGGCAAGCCTGGAGGAGATGGGCCGGCGCATCTACGAGCTGGTCGTCGCCACCGCCTCCGGGCGCCGGACGGCCAGCGAGGAGCTCGGGTTCGGCGATGAGGAGTTCGCCCCGTGGCAGCTGGGCGCGGTGATGTGA
- a CDS encoding glucosamine-6-phosphate deaminase, whose translation MSQSITQFNAGALAVEVHPSAADLGRAAASRAAGILREAVAARGSARVVVATGNSQFAFTDALAEQDVPWDRITVFHMDEYVGIDADHPASFRRWIRERIQQRFAPASVEYIDGDIADAQAECDRYEGLLRSAELDLVCMGIGENGHLAFNEPFDADVDDPRWVRVVTLTKRSRKQQVSEGHFEDVDAVPPTAITMTVPALLSARHVQVCAPEGRKAEAVAAALYDEIGPACPATALRRVAHATLFLEPASARRVRPPEPT comes from the coding sequence TTGTCTCAATCGATCACGCAGTTCAACGCCGGCGCGCTCGCTGTCGAAGTCCATCCGTCGGCGGCCGATCTCGGCCGCGCGGCGGCCAGCCGGGCTGCCGGCATCCTGCGGGAGGCGGTCGCCGCGCGCGGCTCCGCCCGAGTCGTCGTCGCGACCGGGAACTCGCAGTTCGCGTTCACGGACGCGCTGGCCGAGCAGGACGTGCCGTGGGATCGCATCACGGTGTTCCACATGGACGAATACGTGGGTATCGACGCCGACCACCCGGCCAGCTTCCGGCGCTGGATCAGGGAACGCATCCAGCAGCGGTTCGCCCCGGCGTCGGTCGAGTACATCGATGGTGACATCGCCGACGCGCAGGCGGAATGCGACCGCTACGAGGGACTTCTGCGCTCCGCGGAGCTGGACCTCGTATGCATGGGCATCGGCGAGAACGGTCACCTGGCGTTCAACGAGCCGTTCGACGCCGACGTCGACGACCCCCGCTGGGTCCGAGTGGTGACGCTCACCAAGCGGTCCCGGAAGCAGCAGGTCAGCGAGGGCCACTTCGAGGACGTCGACGCCGTGCCGCCGACCGCGATCACCATGACTGTCCCGGCGCTGCTGTCGGCGCGTCACGTCCAGGTCTGCGCGCCGGAGGGGCGCAAGGCCGAGGCTGTGGCTGCGGCCCTGTACGACGAGATCGGCCCGGCGTGCCCGGCCACGGCGCTGCGTCGTGTCGCCCACGCCACGCTGTTTCTCGAGCCTGCCTCCGCCAGACGGGTGCGGCCACCTGAGCCCACCTGA
- a CDS encoding GDSL-type esterase/lipase family protein, protein MAWTVHDSGWQPWRLPPEEQPLAYAPSLYKSAAAAAGVRFGASIQARAIEIEIIGTGDEVGPIDVLVDGRLAARQPPGPDGLRIELPSQQVRVEVWLPHRGSVAFRSIRAAEVTSIAPLAATKRWVAYGSSITQCAASNGPSQTWPALVSRALGWKLTCMGFSGECQLDPVVSRAIAHLAPEIVTLCLGINVYRHNSFSVRSWRGQVAELIRRIREARETTAIVVGSPIFCPAHEATPNDAGMTLADYREHLHQVAHDFRDRGDHRVHVLDGRLLLGPDDAHLLHDGVHPNHDGYRLMAGRMAQYLETTGIADVGPLGTSAAGL, encoded by the coding sequence ATGGCATGGACCGTCCACGACTCAGGCTGGCAGCCATGGCGGCTACCCCCGGAAGAACAACCATTGGCCTATGCGCCGTCTCTTTACAAGAGCGCCGCGGCTGCCGCGGGTGTCCGATTCGGAGCGTCGATCCAGGCTCGGGCGATCGAGATCGAGATCATCGGCACAGGCGATGAAGTTGGCCCCATCGACGTGCTGGTCGACGGTCGGCTAGCTGCGCGGCAGCCGCCCGGCCCGGACGGGCTCCGCATCGAGTTGCCGTCGCAACAAGTGCGGGTGGAGGTCTGGTTGCCGCACCGAGGCAGCGTGGCCTTCAGATCGATTCGCGCGGCCGAGGTCACCTCGATCGCCCCGCTTGCGGCGACCAAACGATGGGTCGCCTACGGCAGCTCCATCACCCAATGCGCCGCCAGCAACGGGCCATCGCAGACCTGGCCCGCCCTCGTGAGCCGGGCGCTGGGGTGGAAGCTGACCTGCATGGGGTTCAGCGGCGAATGCCAGCTCGATCCGGTCGTTTCCCGAGCGATCGCCCACCTCGCACCCGAGATCGTCACGCTCTGTCTCGGGATAAACGTCTATCGCCACAACAGCTTTTCTGTACGCTCGTGGCGGGGTCAGGTAGCGGAGCTGATTCGCCGCATCCGTGAAGCGCGCGAGACCACCGCCATCGTGGTGGGGTCGCCGATCTTCTGCCCTGCACATGAGGCAACGCCGAACGACGCCGGCATGACTCTGGCGGACTACCGCGAGCATCTTCACCAGGTCGCCCATGATTTCCGTGACCGCGGCGACCACAGGGTGCATGTGCTGGACGGCCGGTTGCTACTCGGGCCTGACGACGCCCATCTGCTGCACGACGGCGTCCACCCGAACCACGACGGCTATCGGCTCATGGCCGGCCGCATGGCCCAGTACTTGGAGACAACCGGAATAGCGGATGTCGGCCCGCTCGGCACGTCGGCGGCGGGGTTGTGA
- a CDS encoding SDR family oxidoreductase has protein sequence MNDLAGLSAMVTGGVSGIGRATAELLAERGARVAVLDRTIGALPAGLVPVVCDVSDGDSVRRAVGEAVEALGGVDVLVNNAGIGAAGTVEDNGDAEWHRVLDVNVVGAARVTRAVLPFLRRSGRAAIVNTCSVAATAGLPQRALYSASKGAVLALTLAMAADHVREGIRVNCVNPGTADTPWVQRLLDVADDPVAERAALEARQPMGRLVSAAEVAEAIVYLASPAAGSVTGTVLAVDGGMQGLRLRSAATR, from the coding sequence ATGAACGATCTTGCGGGACTGTCGGCGATGGTGACGGGTGGCGTCTCGGGTATCGGCCGGGCGACGGCGGAGCTGTTGGCCGAGCGCGGCGCGAGAGTAGCGGTGTTGGACCGCACGATCGGCGCGTTGCCGGCGGGTCTTGTGCCGGTGGTGTGCGACGTGAGCGACGGGGACTCGGTGCGGCGTGCTGTCGGAGAGGCAGTCGAGGCGCTCGGTGGGGTGGATGTGCTGGTGAACAATGCCGGCATCGGGGCGGCGGGGACGGTGGAGGACAACGGCGACGCCGAATGGCATCGGGTGCTGGACGTGAACGTCGTCGGTGCGGCACGGGTGACCCGGGCGGTGTTGCCGTTTCTGCGGCGCTCGGGTCGGGCGGCGATTGTGAACACGTGCTCGGTTGCGGCGACGGCCGGGTTGCCGCAGCGGGCGTTGTACAGCGCGAGCAAGGGGGCGGTGTTGGCGTTGACGCTGGCGATGGCCGCGGATCATGTGCGGGAGGGGATCCGGGTGAATTGCGTGAACCCGGGGACGGCGGACACGCCGTGGGTGCAGCGGCTGCTTGATGTCGCGGACGATCCGGTTGCGGAGCGGGCGGCTCTCGAGGCACGTCAGCCAATGGGCCGGCTGGTGAGCGCGGCGGAGGTGGCCGAGGCGATCGTGTACCTGGCCAGTCCGGCGGCTGGCTCGGTGACCGGGACGGTGTTGGCCGTTGACGGCGGGATGCAGGGTCTACGGTTGCGGTCGGCGGCGACCCGATGA